One Faecalicatena sp. Marseille-Q4148 DNA window includes the following coding sequences:
- the nifU gene encoding Fe-S cluster assembly scaffold protein NifU produces the protein MYTEKVMDHFQHPRNVGEIENASGVGTVGNAKCGDIMRIYLDIDENQVIQDVKFKTFGCGAAVATSSMATELVKGKTIYEAMQVTNRAVMEALDGLPPVKVHCSLLAEEAIHAALWDYAEKNGLQIEGLEKPKSDIHEDEEEEEVY, from the coding sequence ATGTATACAGAAAAAGTAATGGATCATTTCCAACATCCGAGAAATGTAGGAGAAATTGAAAATGCCAGCGGTGTAGGCACAGTTGGCAATGCAAAATGCGGAGATATTATGAGAATTTATCTCGATATCGATGAAAACCAAGTAATTCAGGATGTGAAATTTAAAACATTTGGCTGCGGTGCGGCTGTTGCGACGAGCAGTATGGCGACTGAGCTTGTAAAAGGAAAGACGATCTATGAAGCGATGCAGGTAACAAATAGAGCGGTTATGGAGGCGCTTGATGGACTTCCGCCGGTAAAAGTACATTGCTCTTTACTGGCAGAAGAGGCGATCCATGCAGCGCTTTGGGATTATGCAGAAAAGAACGGACTTCAGATCGAAGGATTAGAAAAACCAAAATCTGATATTCACGAAGACGAAGAAGAGGAAGAAGTATACTAG
- the mnmA gene encoding tRNA 2-thiouridine(34) synthase MnmA: MEKKKVVVGMSGGVDSSVAAYLLKEAGYDVIGVTMQIWQEEPEEVQEENGGCCGLSAVDDARRVADQLEIPYYVMNFKKEFQKYVIDYFVDEYRHGRTPNPCIACNRFVKWESLLKRSLDIGADYIATGHYARVEQLPNGRYSLRCSATQQKDQTYALYNLTQEQLSRTLMPVGEYTKEEIREIAEKIQLNVASKPDSQDICFVPDGDYAAFIEKEQGTLPPEGNFVTTDGKILGRHKGIIHYTVGQRKGLGLALGYPAFVLEIRPETNEVVIGSNEESMTYDVRANRLNFMSMEKLEGEMRVFAKIRYNHKGAWCTIRMTGEDEVLCTFEERQRAVTPGQAVVFYDGEYVLGGGTIIGDK, translated from the coding sequence ATGGAAAAGAAAAAGGTTGTAGTGGGTATGTCAGGCGGCGTTGATTCCTCTGTAGCAGCTTATCTTCTGAAAGAAGCCGGATATGACGTAATCGGTGTGACAATGCAGATCTGGCAGGAGGAGCCGGAGGAAGTACAGGAAGAAAATGGTGGCTGCTGCGGACTGTCTGCGGTGGATGACGCAAGACGGGTGGCAGATCAGCTTGAAATTCCTTATTATGTGATGAACTTTAAAAAAGAATTTCAAAAATATGTAATCGATTATTTTGTGGATGAATACCGCCATGGACGTACGCCAAATCCGTGCATTGCCTGCAACCGTTTTGTAAAATGGGAATCACTTCTGAAGCGCAGCCTGGATATTGGCGCAGATTATATTGCAACAGGGCACTATGCAAGAGTCGAGCAATTGCCAAATGGACGATATTCCCTCAGATGTTCTGCTACACAGCAGAAAGATCAGACATATGCACTTTACAATCTAACACAGGAGCAGCTGTCGCGCACATTAATGCCGGTAGGAGAATATACAAAGGAAGAAATTCGGGAGATTGCAGAAAAAATACAGTTAAATGTTGCGTCAAAACCGGACAGTCAGGATATCTGTTTTGTTCCGGATGGAGATTATGCGGCGTTTATTGAGAAGGAGCAGGGAACGCTTCCGCCGGAAGGAAATTTTGTGACAACAGACGGGAAAATACTTGGAAGACATAAAGGAATCATTCATTATACGGTGGGACAGAGAAAAGGACTTGGACTGGCGCTTGGCTATCCGGCGTTTGTTCTTGAAATCCGTCCGGAAACAAATGAAGTTGTGATTGGCAGCAATGAAGAGTCTATGACGTATGATGTGCGGGCAAACAGGCTGAATTTTATGAGCATGGAAAAATTAGAAGGGGAAATGCGGGTTTTTGCAAAAATCAGATACAATCATAAGGGCGCCTGGTGTACAATAAGAATGACAGGGGAAGATGAAGTCCTCTGCACATTTGAAGAAAGGCAAAGAGCAGTCACGCCGGGGCAGGCAGTTGTATTTTATGATGGAGAATATGTACTCGGCGGAGGAACGATCATAGGTGATAAGTAG
- a CDS encoding histidinol-phosphatase HisJ family protein, producing the protein MKTDFHMHTNFSSDADPAITPKLQIEAAIRKGLKMICLTDHYDEDYPAKENGLDEAAHSFRFDLERYFHTLSELRESYREEIDVRIGVEIGLQPHLGAFYHEMTGKYPFDFVIGSAHVFGGIDPYFERENSMKSDKERYREAFEEMLVDVQNIDDFDVLGHIDYVVRYGKEQAKHYHYSMYKDILDEILKTVIMKGKGIELNTAGFKYGLGFAHPKPEILKRYRELGGEIITVGSDGHRPEHLAYDFNKVKEILNTAGFRYYTVFRERKPEFLSI; encoded by the coding sequence ATGAAAACAGATTTTCATATGCATACAAATTTTTCCAGTGATGCAGATCCGGCAATCACACCAAAACTGCAGATTGAAGCAGCTATAAGGAAAGGGCTGAAAATGATCTGTCTTACCGATCATTATGACGAAGATTATCCAGCCAAAGAAAACGGTCTGGATGAAGCAGCACATTCATTTCGATTTGATCTGGAAAGATATTTCCACACACTTTCCGAGTTAAGAGAAAGCTATCGCGAGGAGATTGATGTACGAATCGGAGTGGAGATCGGCTTACAGCCTCATCTTGGAGCATTTTATCATGAGATGACAGGAAAATATCCCTTTGATTTTGTAATTGGTTCAGCTCATGTGTTTGGTGGGATTGATCCATATTTTGAGAGAGAGAATTCCATGAAATCAGACAAAGAGCGTTATCGGGAAGCTTTTGAAGAAATGCTGGTCGATGTTCAAAATATTGATGATTTCGATGTGCTTGGACATATTGATTATGTCGTGCGCTATGGAAAAGAACAGGCAAAACATTATCATTATAGTATGTACAAGGATATTCTTGATGAGATTTTGAAAACAGTAATCATGAAAGGAAAGGGAATCGAGCTTAATACTGCCGGGTTTAAGTATGGGCTTGGATTTGCCCATCCGAAGCCGGAAATTTTAAAACGTTACCGTGAGCTTGGCGGAGAGATCATTACTGTTGGTTCTGATGGGCATCGTCCGGAGCATCTCGCTTACGATTTTAACAAAGTGAAAGAGATTTTAAATACAGCAGGCTTTCGGTATTACACAGTATTTCGCGAGCGGAAGCCGGAATTTTTGTCAATTTGA